Proteins from a single region of Cydia strobilella chromosome 2, ilCydStro3.1, whole genome shotgun sequence:
- the LOC134751463 gene encoding pyrroline-5-carboxylate reductase 3, protein MSFNLGFIGGGNMSTAIVKGILKTETHSPSKIWVSGPRLNNLKHWSDLGANVTNKNGEVFCHCDVIFLGVKPGMLEAAVNDCLQTLTTTLSCKKVLFVSMLAGITIGDLQKVLKQLSKDVSVIRIMPNTPMTVGEGACLYTPDDSVTEDQCRLVERLLSNCGMCERVPESLMDSLGSLIGCGPAFVYIIIEALADGAVKQGVPRALALRFAAQMVAGSGKMVLQSGKHPGLLKDEVCSPGGSTICGVTALEEGKIRATLINAVQASTLRNKELGKK, encoded by the exons aaaCACACTCACCATCCAAGATATGGGTATCAGGACCTCGCTTGAATAACCTGAAGCACTGGAGTGACCTAGGTGCCAATGTTACAAACAAAAATGGTGAAGTATTCTGTCACTGTGATGTAATATTTTTGGGTGTTAAGCCAGGCATGCTTGAAGCCGCTGTCAATGACTGTCTCCAAACATTAACAACAACTCTGTCTTGTAAAAAGGTGCTTTTTGTTTCAATGTTGGCCGGGATAACTATTGGTGATTTGCAAAAG GTCCTAAAGCAACTCTCTAAAGATGTGAGTGTAATACGGATAATGCCCAACACCCCAATGACTGTAGGAGAAGGTGCCTGCTTGTACACACCGGACGACAGTGTAACGGAAGACCAGTGTAGGCTGGTGGAGAGGCTGCTCAGCAATTGTGGCATGTGTGAGAGGGTGCCAGAGTCTTTGATGGATTCTTTAGGCTCCTTAATTGGCTGTGGACCTGCTTTT gtaTACATAATAATCGAAGCTCTAGCAGACGGCGCAGTGAAGCAGGGCGTTCCTCGCGCGCTAGCATTGCGTTTTGCCGCCCAAATGGTGGCCGGCAGCGGTAAAATGGTCTTGCAGTCTGGGAAACACCCGGGGCTGCTGAAGGATGAAGTCTGCTCTCCCGGAGGCTCCACTATCTGTGGAGTTACTGCGCTTGAGGAAGGAAAAATAAG ggcCACTTTGATCAATGCTGTACAGGCATCTACGCTGAGAAATAAGGAGCTTGGAAAGAAGTAG